In Coriobacteriaceae bacterium, a single window of DNA contains:
- a CDS encoding Hsp20 family protein: MASMVPYRSVFGVRPSASSLFDLFDDMSDLANSSIASKAFPVDVEDKGDGYEVKAYLTGVAKDDIDVELNEGRLSISVNVEEDEENEGKNFLQKEFSSYSATRGVYLKDASSEGLSAKYADGILTVTVPKIVEKKNVTKISID, from the coding sequence ATGGCAAGCATGGTTCCTTATCGTTCGGTTTTTGGTGTTCGTCCCTCTGCTAGCTCGTTGTTTGATCTCTTTGATGATATGAGCGACCTAGCGAACAGCTCGATTGCCTCTAAGGCGTTCCCCGTTGACGTTGAGGATAAGGGCGATGGCTATGAGGTCAAGGCTTATCTGACCGGCGTCGCCAAGGACGATATCGATGTCGAGCTTAACGAGGGCCGTCTGTCCATTAGCGTGAATGTCGAGGAAGACGAGGAGAACGAGGGTAAGAACTTCCTGCAGAAGGAGTTCAGCTCGTACAGCGCGACGCGCGGCGTGTACCTGAAGGATGCTTCGAGCGAGGGCCTTTCTGCAAAGTACGCTGACGGCATCCTTACCGTTACGGTTCCTAAGATTGTCGAGAAGAAGAACGTTACGAAGATTTCCATCGATTAA